A genomic region of uncultured Roseibium sp. contains the following coding sequences:
- a CDS encoding ATP-binding protein translates to MARALTGDASTRGHEKDSNAEKSSGETRPQLKSALAALRNVIVTSDTIIRRIIPGLAIIFILVLALFRAGELVASHTETEKSAQTTLSLMASVVATRLNAVEDTLPANGFRTTLKRALADSLPAGATGKSRVFLVADKRGTIAATAPAHPALEGKPITNLLSPSQPLTVFGARAGVLTVPVNLASDGTSESFLATVHHLDGNLGMIAVLQPESAVFASWRDDLSANVTLFVGTSLVLLAVIYGFFSQATRAETADEMYAATRGRIDTALTHGRCGLFDWDLSRGRMFWSSSLYELLGREPKDDILSFADVADITHPDDIDLLGLAEYLLETGETLVDETFRMRHADGSWIWLRARGEIQSEPGRAEPHLIGICIDITEQHRLAEQSRMADLRLRDAIETISEAFVLWNAKNELVICNSNYQSLHSLPSYVIKAGTPYGDVMAAASNAEVAPQPVTVNQRGGAPEGSYEAQLEDGRWLQISERRTKDGGFVSVGTDITALKKHEEKLMESEKRLKATVSDLQKSRQTLEFQARQLVEMADKYQEEKTRAEAANQAKSEFLANISHELRTPLNAIIGFSDIMTQEMFGPIGTERYSDYCKDIYSSGTYLLNVINDILDMSKIEAGRMSIDTEVVCASSAAEDASRIVTGAATEKNISVSTDVGEDLMVHADKRALKQILLNLLANAVKFTSDSGVVTLKAEPRGDKLRFEVKDTGIGISERDIERLAQPFVQVENQFTKTHQGSGLGLAIARSLVELHGGTLTIHSEVKKGTTVSFTLPLAEEETGA, encoded by the coding sequence ATGGCGCGAGCACTGACTGGCGACGCTTCCACGCGTGGCCACGAAAAGGATTCGAACGCTGAAAAGAGTTCAGGCGAAACGCGCCCGCAACTCAAATCAGCCCTGGCAGCTTTGCGGAATGTGATCGTCACGTCCGACACGATCATACGCCGCATTATCCCCGGCCTCGCGATTATCTTCATTCTGGTCCTTGCCCTTTTTCGCGCCGGCGAGCTCGTGGCAAGTCACACTGAAACCGAAAAATCCGCACAGACCACTCTCAGCCTGATGGCCTCCGTCGTGGCGACCCGATTGAATGCGGTCGAGGACACGCTTCCCGCAAACGGGTTCCGGACCACGCTGAAGCGCGCGCTCGCGGACAGTCTCCCGGCCGGTGCCACCGGAAAGTCGCGGGTATTTCTGGTTGCCGACAAGCGAGGAACGATTGCAGCAACGGCCCCTGCCCACCCCGCGCTTGAAGGCAAGCCGATAACCAACCTTCTCAGCCCCTCGCAGCCGCTTACCGTTTTCGGCGCGCGCGCGGGCGTTCTGACCGTGCCGGTCAACCTGGCAAGCGACGGCACAAGCGAAAGCTTCCTGGCAACCGTGCACCATCTCGACGGCAATCTCGGCATGATCGCGGTGCTACAGCCGGAAAGTGCCGTGTTTGCCAGTTGGAGAGACGACCTGTCCGCCAATGTCACCCTGTTCGTCGGAACATCCCTTGTCCTGCTTGCGGTCATTTACGGCTTTTTCAGCCAGGCGACACGCGCGGAAACCGCCGACGAGATGTATGCGGCCACGCGCGGGCGGATCGATACCGCGCTCACTCACGGCCGTTGCGGTCTGTTTGACTGGGACCTCTCGCGCGGACGGATGTTCTGGTCGTCATCACTCTATGAACTGCTGGGGCGCGAACCGAAGGACGACATCCTGAGCTTTGCCGATGTCGCGGATATCACCCACCCGGACGATATCGACCTGCTTGGTCTTGCCGAATACCTGCTTGAAACGGGCGAAACGCTGGTCGACGAAACCTTCAGGATGCGCCACGCGGACGGCAGCTGGATCTGGTTGCGGGCGCGCGGTGAAATCCAGTCCGAGCCCGGGCGCGCCGAACCTCACCTAATCGGGATCTGCATCGACATTACCGAGCAGCATCGCCTCGCCGAGCAGAGCCGCATGGCGGATTTGCGCCTTCGCGATGCGATCGAGACCATCTCGGAAGCATTCGTGCTATGGAATGCGAAGAACGAACTGGTGATCTGCAACTCGAACTACCAGTCCCTGCACAGCCTGCCGAGCTACGTGATCAAGGCCGGCACGCCCTACGGAGACGTGATGGCCGCGGCCTCGAACGCGGAAGTCGCGCCGCAGCCGGTGACGGTGAACCAGCGCGGCGGTGCTCCGGAAGGGTCCTACGAGGCCCAGCTCGAGGACGGCCGCTGGCTGCAGATCTCGGAGCGACGCACCAAGGACGGCGGTTTCGTCTCCGTCGGCACGGACATCACGGCGCTGAAGAAACACGAAGAAAAACTGATGGAGTCGGAGAAACGGCTTAAGGCGACCGTTTCGGACCTTCAGAAGTCCCGCCAGACACTCGAATTCCAGGCGCGGCAGCTTGTCGAGATGGCCGACAAGTACCAGGAAGAAAAGACCCGCGCCGAAGCGGCCAACCAGGCAAAATCGGAATTTCTCGCAAACATCTCGCATGAACTCAGAACACCGCTCAACGCGATCATCGGCTTTTCCGATATCATGACACAGGAGATGTTCGGCCCGATCGGCACGGAGCGCTATTCCGACTATTGCAAGGACATCTATTCCTCCGGGACGTATCTGCTCAACGTGATCAACGACATTCTCGACATGTCCAAGATCGAAGCCGGAAGAATGTCGATCGATACTGAAGTTGTCTGTGCCTCTTCCGCCGCCGAAGACGCCAGCCGGATCGTCACCGGAGCTGCCACCGAAAAGAACATATCGGTGAGTACGGATGTCGGCGAGGACCTGATGGTTCATGCCGACAAGCGGGCGCTGAAACAGATCCTGCTCAACCTCCTCGCAAACGCCGTCAAGTTCACGTCGGACAGCGGCGTGGTCACGCTCAAGGCGGAGCCGCGCGGCGACAAGCTCAGGTTCGAGGTCAAGGATACGGGGATCGGCATTTCGGAACGCGATATCGAACGGCTTGCCCAGCCCTTCGTTCAGGTCGAGAACCAGTTCACGAAAACACACCAGGGTTCCGGTCTCGGGCTCGCCATCGCCCGCTCGCTGGTCGAGCTGCATGGCGGGACGCTCACGATTCATTCCGAGGTGAAAAAAGGCACGACGGTCAGCTTTACCCTGCCGCTGGCCGAAGAAGAAACCGGCGCCTAG
- a CDS encoding CaiB/BaiF CoA-transferase family protein produces the protein MSAPLEGIKVVELARILAGPWTGQTLTDLGADVVKVESPQGDDTRGWGPPFVKDSGGAEHDAAYFHACNRGKRSIVADFRTPEGQETVRRLVAGADILIENFKVGGLKKYGLDYDSLRKVNPKLIYCSITGFGQDGPYAHRAGYDFMIQGMGGIMDLTGEPEGAPQKIGVAFADIFTGLYGVIGILAALRRRDLTGEGEWVDMALLDAQVAVLANQALNYFVSGNAPKRLGNAHPNIVPYQVFPAKDGHLIIAVGNDGQFKRLCGVLGLPELAGQPKFATNAARVAARTELVPLISAETSVRARDDLLAALELEGVPAGPINSVADVFGDRQVEHRNLKVDLPADGVAGGSVSSVRTPIAFKNASLVLDRAAPSLGEHTLEILNELGLAADSTRDT, from the coding sequence ATGTCAGCGCCCCTGGAAGGCATCAAAGTTGTCGAACTCGCCAGGATTCTGGCAGGTCCCTGGACAGGACAGACGCTCACCGATCTCGGGGCGGATGTCGTCAAGGTGGAGAGCCCGCAGGGCGACGACACGCGGGGGTGGGGACCTCCCTTCGTCAAGGATTCTGGCGGAGCCGAGCACGACGCGGCGTATTTTCACGCCTGCAATCGCGGCAAAAGGTCGATCGTGGCCGACTTCAGGACCCCGGAGGGCCAGGAAACGGTCCGCCGCCTCGTGGCCGGTGCAGATATCCTCATCGAGAATTTCAAGGTTGGCGGCCTGAAGAAATACGGGCTGGATTATGACAGCCTGAGAAAGGTCAATCCGAAGCTGATCTACTGCTCCATCACGGGGTTTGGTCAGGACGGTCCGTATGCGCACCGGGCCGGATATGACTTCATGATCCAGGGCATGGGCGGGATCATGGACCTGACCGGCGAACCCGAGGGAGCACCGCAGAAAATCGGGGTTGCGTTCGCCGATATTTTCACTGGGCTTTACGGCGTCATCGGTATACTTGCCGCCCTGCGCAGACGCGATCTGACGGGTGAAGGCGAGTGGGTCGACATGGCGCTGCTCGACGCCCAGGTGGCCGTTCTGGCGAACCAGGCACTCAACTACTTCGTTTCCGGAAACGCCCCGAAGCGCCTTGGGAATGCACATCCGAACATCGTGCCATACCAGGTTTTTCCGGCGAAGGATGGTCACCTGATCATCGCTGTCGGCAATGATGGCCAGTTCAAGAGGTTGTGCGGAGTTCTGGGATTGCCGGAGCTCGCGGGACAGCCGAAATTCGCGACCAATGCCGCCCGGGTCGCCGCGAGAACCGAGCTCGTGCCGCTGATCAGTGCGGAAACCTCCGTTCGTGCCAGGGACGACCTCCTTGCCGCGCTGGAATTGGAGGGCGTGCCGGCTGGACCGATCAACTCCGTCGCGGATGTTTTTGGCGACCGGCAGGTCGAACATAGGAACCTGAAGGTCGATCTGCCTGCCGACGGTGTTGCCGGGGGCAGTGTCTCCTCCGTGCGTACGCCGATCGCGTTCAAGAACGCCAGCCTTGTGCTGGATCGCGCGGCACCTTCGCTGGGCGAACACACGCTTGAGATACTGAACGAACTCGGGCTTGCAGCCGACAGCACCCGCGATACCTGA
- the pepN gene encoding aminopeptidase N, with product MRSETAPAIRLEEYQPPAYRIDTVHLTIRLHPSDTEVVSVVSVAPQEGTAPGTPLQLDGDELTLRAVALNGKVLEESAYSVSSDRLEILAPPAEPFELSITTIIDPDANTKLMGLYRSSGTYCTQCEAEGFRRITYFLDRPDVLAVYTTRIEASRKDCPVLLANGNTMEAGDIADTDRHFSVWHDPHPKPAYLFALVAGDLARVPDRFATMSGKHVDLNIFVEHGNEALCGWAMDSLKRSMKWDEETFGLEYDLDVFNIVAVSDFNMGAMENKGLNVFNDKYVLADPETATDQDYANIEAVIAHEYFHNWTGNRITCRDWFQLCLKEGLTVFRDQEFTSDMRSRPVKRIADVRLLKSHQFPEDAGPLAHPVRPRVYHEINNFYTATVYEKGAEVVRMLKTVLGPADFRKGLDLYFERHDGDATTIEAFLSCFEDATGTDLGQFALWYEQAGTPVISVKTKHDPERCVFTVDLAQEIPPVPGQRKSRPGLVPLRFGLVDAQGRDMEPGSVEGIEIAGDVILLERARQKVTFSGVPSKPVLSLLRGFSAPVRLDQDQSERDLQHLAAHDSDPFNRWQAVQTLAMRELLRLTQQSRSNEALSPSHSVIDVFGKVLQDRDLDPALKALALTLPSEADIAQEIGKDVDPDAIHNARQTFRGEVAVRHSTALWTAVTDFMPSGPYSPDAKPAGMRALCNRALYYFAVSDADNAAEIVWDRFRGADNMTDRIACLTLIVHDGMPNKEEALNAYCLRHENSSLAMDKWFMVQATAPGPETLDLVRSLKTSSLFDETNPNRVRALLQSFATGNPTQFARIDGAGFEFVVAAVLELDKRNPQVASRLLTSFRSWRALESQRCALAESALLKISSCEELSRDSRDIIDRTLQ from the coding sequence ATGCGTTCCGAAACGGCGCCGGCAATACGGCTGGAAGAGTATCAACCGCCCGCCTATCGCATCGACACGGTCCACCTGACCATACGGCTCCACCCTAGCGATACGGAAGTCGTGTCGGTTGTCTCCGTCGCGCCTCAGGAGGGCACCGCACCGGGGACACCGCTCCAGCTGGATGGCGACGAACTGACCCTGCGCGCTGTCGCGCTGAACGGCAAGGTGCTGGAGGAGAGCGCCTACTCTGTCTCGTCCGACAGGCTGGAAATCCTTGCCCCGCCTGCCGAACCGTTCGAACTCTCGATCACGACGATCATCGATCCGGATGCAAACACGAAGCTGATGGGTCTTTACAGATCTTCCGGCACCTATTGCACGCAATGCGAGGCCGAGGGGTTCCGGCGGATCACCTACTTCCTGGACCGCCCGGATGTGCTGGCGGTCTATACGACCCGCATCGAGGCGTCCCGCAAGGACTGTCCGGTCCTGCTTGCGAACGGCAACACGATGGAAGCGGGCGACATTGCAGACACCGACCGTCATTTCAGCGTCTGGCATGACCCACATCCGAAACCCGCCTATCTGTTCGCGCTTGTCGCAGGCGACCTTGCCCGTGTTCCGGACAGGTTCGCGACAATGTCAGGCAAGCATGTCGACCTGAACATCTTCGTCGAACATGGAAACGAGGCCCTGTGCGGCTGGGCGATGGACTCGCTCAAGCGCTCGATGAAATGGGACGAAGAGACCTTCGGCCTGGAATACGATCTTGATGTGTTCAACATCGTCGCCGTTTCCGACTTCAACATGGGCGCGATGGAAAACAAGGGCCTCAACGTCTTCAATGACAAATACGTGCTCGCGGACCCTGAAACGGCGACCGACCAGGACTACGCCAACATTGAGGCGGTGATCGCCCATGAATATTTTCACAACTGGACCGGCAACAGGATCACCTGCCGGGACTGGTTCCAGCTCTGCCTCAAGGAAGGGCTAACGGTTTTCCGGGACCAGGAGTTCACCTCCGACATGCGCTCGCGCCCGGTCAAGCGGATCGCCGATGTGAGGCTTTTGAAGTCGCACCAGTTCCCGGAGGATGCGGGGCCGCTCGCACATCCGGTCAGACCGCGCGTCTATCACGAGATCAACAACTTCTATACGGCAACCGTCTATGAAAAGGGCGCAGAAGTCGTCCGGATGCTGAAAACGGTTCTTGGTCCGGCGGATTTCAGGAAGGGACTGGATCTCTATTTTGAACGGCATGACGGAGACGCCACGACCATCGAGGCGTTTCTTTCCTGCTTCGAGGACGCAACCGGGACCGACCTTGGCCAGTTCGCGCTCTGGTACGAACAGGCCGGAACCCCGGTTATTTCCGTCAAGACCAAACATGACCCGGAGCGCTGCGTCTTCACCGTCGACCTTGCGCAGGAGATCCCGCCGGTCCCGGGTCAGAGAAAGAGCAGACCGGGTCTGGTGCCGTTGCGGTTCGGCCTGGTCGATGCCCAGGGACGGGACATGGAGCCGGGTTCGGTGGAGGGCATCGAGATTGCCGGCGACGTCATACTTCTAGAAAGAGCCCGGCAGAAGGTCACGTTTTCCGGCGTCCCGTCAAAACCGGTGCTTTCCCTTCTCCGCGGTTTTTCTGCGCCGGTGCGGCTCGACCAGGACCAGAGCGAACGGGACCTGCAGCATCTGGCGGCCCATGACAGCGACCCCTTCAATCGCTGGCAGGCCGTCCAGACGTTGGCGATGCGCGAACTGCTCAGACTGACGCAACAGTCACGCAGCAACGAGGCATTGTCACCATCGCACAGCGTGATCGATGTCTTCGGCAAGGTATTGCAGGACAGGGATCTGGACCCCGCGCTGAAGGCCCTTGCGCTCACCCTGCCGAGCGAAGCCGACATCGCACAGGAAATCGGCAAGGACGTCGATCCGGACGCCATTCACAATGCACGCCAGACATTTCGTGGGGAGGTCGCCGTCAGGCATTCCACTGCGCTTTGGACAGCGGTGACGGATTTCATGCCGTCCGGACCCTATTCGCCCGACGCGAAGCCAGCCGGAATGCGTGCGTTATGCAACCGGGCGCTTTACTATTTCGCTGTATCGGACGCCGACAACGCTGCCGAAATTGTCTGGGACCGGTTCCGAGGCGCCGACAACATGACCGACCGCATCGCGTGCCTGACTCTCATCGTGCATGACGGTATGCCGAACAAGGAAGAAGCGCTTAACGCCTATTGCCTGCGCCATGAAAACAGTTCGCTGGCCATGGACAAATGGTTCATGGTGCAGGCGACCGCGCCCGGCCCCGAAACCCTCGATCTCGTGCGCTCGTTGAAAACGAGTTCCCTATTCGACGAAACCAATCCCAACAGGGTGCGCGCCCTGCTCCAGTCGTTTGCGACCGGCAATCCGACACAATTCGCCCGGATAGACGGTGCCGGGTTCGAATTCGTCGTCGCAGCCGTTCTGGAGCTGGACAAACGCAATCCGCAAGTCGCATCGCGGCTGTTGACCAGCTTCCGTTCGTGGCGGGCGCTGGAGTCGCAACGTTGTGCACTGGCAGAGTCTGCGCTGTTGAAGATTTCGTCATGCGAAGAACTATCGAGAGACAGCCGGGATATCATCGACAGAACACTGCAATAG
- a CDS encoding LuxR C-terminal-related transcriptional regulator — MKKLEQFADKILSANSPQEAWENTVGFFESFGFKGAVYGQRRRNVVPTANDIWFSDQLTEWKAAYFKQKDYERDPLFIYAPNLPSQFMTGIHFLPDHAYLTEEDIAVIRRAEEYGLTSGIALRMSREDDPVVKGWNLVSALPRADIEAVNEEFGMLLHICAAIAHHKIGRLENLSQASLTNRERECLLLLAKGFRTARIAEHMSIQAVTVDLHLRNARAKLGARTREQALATAIVTGSIHI, encoded by the coding sequence ATGAAGAAACTGGAGCAGTTTGCCGACAAAATCTTGTCGGCCAATAGCCCGCAGGAAGCTTGGGAAAACACGGTCGGTTTTTTCGAAAGTTTCGGCTTTAAGGGGGCCGTCTATGGCCAGCGCAGACGAAACGTCGTGCCGACTGCCAACGATATCTGGTTTTCCGATCAGTTGACCGAATGGAAGGCTGCTTACTTCAAGCAAAAAGACTACGAGCGCGACCCGCTGTTCATTTACGCGCCCAATCTGCCCAGCCAGTTCATGACGGGAATACACTTCCTGCCGGATCACGCCTATCTGACCGAGGAAGACATTGCCGTCATTCGCCGGGCTGAGGAATATGGGCTGACGTCCGGTATTGCGCTCAGAATGTCGCGAGAGGATGATCCGGTCGTCAAAGGTTGGAACCTTGTCAGTGCCTTGCCACGGGCCGATATCGAAGCGGTCAACGAAGAGTTCGGCATGTTGCTGCATATCTGTGCGGCGATTGCGCATCACAAGATCGGTCGTCTGGAGAACCTGTCGCAAGCCAGCCTGACCAACCGTGAACGCGAATGTCTTTTGTTGCTGGCCAAGGGCTTCAGAACTGCCCGGATCGCTGAACATATGTCAATTCAGGCGGTCACGGTTGACCTGCATTTGCGCAATGCACGGGCAAAGCTTGGTGCACGTACGCGTGAGCAAGCGCTGGCGACTGCGATCGTGACCGGTAGCATTCACATTTAG
- a CDS encoding T3SS effector HopA1 family protein — MALHRDLKIVADWAWLRRAELMRKALATGRPKGQTHLAQNNRAVDEIYGYICGATARDRPTRRTMEKFSETLSRKLQHKLRGANYICQANGWTEMKSLNDFPEWTDWVGAFIHVMTPNKVVCRERVYLNLKDETRANAFSAILKKIWHLPGLYSAKVAAPGSKKTDTVVIYCDTRETREEVVKIVQKYQKKNMRHFGSQLPKMVASDGLGIGHGAEPPTMHPVRPTSDRFEAGHTDGQSFGFYRATLIFIALERTQFPENMNQDCSRAGVNLSRFQNANPRHGMRLDIEGQQRKQVNAVTSAAQKMEFERRVEEVFRLAGLNAEQPETQGPAILSAPPPPPPLPAN; from the coding sequence ATGGCACTTCATCGGGATTTGAAAATCGTAGCTGACTGGGCTTGGCTGAGACGTGCGGAACTGATGCGCAAGGCGCTGGCCACCGGTCGGCCGAAAGGACAAACGCATCTCGCGCAGAACAACCGTGCGGTCGATGAAATCTATGGGTACATCTGCGGTGCGACCGCCCGCGATCGTCCCACCAGGAGGACGATGGAGAAATTCTCTGAAACGCTTTCAAGGAAGCTGCAGCACAAGCTCCGCGGTGCCAATTACATTTGTCAGGCCAATGGCTGGACCGAAATGAAAAGCCTGAACGACTTTCCGGAGTGGACGGACTGGGTCGGTGCATTCATCCACGTCATGACCCCGAATAAGGTGGTATGCAGGGAACGCGTCTATCTCAATCTGAAGGATGAGACGCGCGCCAATGCGTTCAGCGCGATCCTGAAGAAGATCTGGCATCTGCCTGGTTTGTACAGCGCGAAGGTCGCAGCGCCAGGTTCGAAGAAGACCGACACGGTCGTGATTTACTGTGACACCCGGGAAACGCGGGAAGAAGTCGTCAAGATCGTCCAGAAGTATCAGAAAAAGAACATGAGGCACTTTGGTTCACAATTGCCGAAAATGGTGGCGTCTGATGGACTGGGCATCGGACATGGTGCCGAACCTCCGACCATGCATCCGGTGCGCCCGACCAGCGACAGGTTCGAAGCGGGGCACACCGACGGACAGAGTTTCGGATTTTATCGGGCAACCCTCATCTTCATCGCACTTGAACGCACGCAATTTCCGGAGAATATGAACCAGGACTGCAGCAGGGCAGGTGTCAATCTGAGCAGATTTCAGAACGCCAACCCGAGACACGGAATGCGGCTGGACATCGAAGGCCAGCAGAGAAAACAGGTAAATGCCGTCACAAGCGCGGCGCAGAAGATGGAGTTCGAACGGCGGGTCGAAGAGGTTTTCCGGCTGGCCGGACTGAATGCGGAACAACCGGAAACACAGGGGCCGGCGATCCTGAGCGCGCCTCCTCCTCCTCCTCCGCTGCCCGCAAATTGA
- a CDS encoding class I SAM-dependent methyltransferase, producing MSRLDSFIRRMTSQKVLLEHLVDKVTAVEGPVLELGLGNGRTYDHLREIYPDKEIFVFDFAMNCHPSCAPDADHMILGDIRDTLAFCGPRVGAKASFAHIDIGSADPTNDLAIVNWLEPLIDQRMAVGGYILTALQLNLPNFERLEKPNGIHPGRYHIYRKTAEA from the coding sequence ATGAGTCGTCTGGACAGCTTTATACGCCGCATGACATCGCAGAAAGTTTTGCTGGAACACCTTGTCGACAAGGTGACCGCGGTCGAGGGGCCGGTGCTCGAACTGGGGCTCGGAAATGGCCGCACCTATGATCACCTGCGCGAGATCTATCCGGACAAGGAGATCTTTGTCTTCGATTTCGCGATGAACTGTCACCCGAGCTGCGCGCCCGATGCCGATCACATGATCCTGGGTGATATTCGCGATACGCTTGCGTTTTGCGGTCCGCGTGTCGGCGCGAAGGCTTCCTTTGCCCATATCGATATCGGGTCGGCTGATCCGACCAATGATCTGGCAATCGTGAATTGGCTGGAGCCGCTGATCGATCAGCGCATGGCGGTCGGCGGCTATATTCTGACGGCGCTGCAACTGAACCTGCCCAATTTTGAACGACTGGAAAAGCCGAACGGGATTCATCCGGGCCGGTACCACATCTACCGCAAGACCGCAGAAGCCTGA
- a CDS encoding NUDIX domain-containing protein, with protein sequence MPNDTDYLRFIDQTLLSDNWGKLTRYRFDYRRSDGSWQEQIREAYDRGNGVTCLLHNPETDCVLLTRQFRLPVLLNGKDPFLIETPAGLLEGANPEERMRSELVEETGYEVSALEHLFDVHMSPGSVTEYLSFYRGTYHLNNKVSDGGGEESEGEDIEVLHVPLQEALAMIRSGDISDGKTILLLQELALRQLAGQSG encoded by the coding sequence TTGCCGAACGACACCGACTACCTGCGATTTATCGATCAAACGCTCCTGTCCGACAACTGGGGCAAGCTGACCCGCTACAGGTTCGACTACCGGCGCAGCGACGGCTCCTGGCAGGAGCAGATCCGCGAAGCCTATGACCGCGGTAACGGCGTGACTTGCCTGCTCCACAATCCGGAGACGGACTGCGTTCTGCTGACGCGCCAGTTCCGGCTACCCGTGCTGCTGAACGGCAAGGACCCGTTTCTGATCGAAACACCCGCCGGTCTGCTGGAAGGGGCGAACCCCGAAGAACGCATGCGGTCCGAACTCGTAGAGGAGACCGGCTACGAGGTCTCGGCGCTCGAACACCTCTTCGATGTCCACATGAGCCCGGGTTCGGTGACCGAATATCTTTCGTTTTACAGGGGCACCTACCACCTTAACAACAAGGTATCGGACGGCGGCGGTGAGGAAAGCGAGGGCGAGGACATCGAGGTGCTGCACGTCCCGCTGCAAGAGGCGCTGGCGATGATCCGCAGCGGTGACATCAGCGACGGGAAAACGATCCTGTTGCTTCAGGAACTCGCATTGCGGCAGCTCGCCGGCCAATCCGGGTAA